From the genome of Streptomyces sp. NBC_01116, one region includes:
- a CDS encoding DUF4244 domain-containing protein, producing the protein METKFWDRAVNALCGGRLSADVPDRTAKWAARWAGRLGRSDRGMTTSEYAVGTIAACAFAAVLYKVVNSGPVLSALQSLVEDALDAKF; encoded by the coding sequence ATGGAAACGAAGTTCTGGGACCGGGCCGTCAACGCTCTGTGCGGCGGCCGGTTGTCCGCGGATGTGCCGGACCGGACGGCGAAGTGGGCCGCACGGTGGGCGGGGCGGCTCGGCCGGTCCGACCGAGGGATGACCACGTCCGAGTACGCGGTGGGAACCATCGCCGCGTGCGCCTTCGCGGCGGTGCTCTACAAGGTGGTGAACAGCGGGCCGGTGCTGTCGGCGCTGCAGTCGCTGGTCGAGGACGCGCTCGATGCGAAGTTCTGA
- a CDS encoding Rv3654c family TadE-like protein encodes MERGPDGGVGRRTDRIAPRIARRIAIQRAGLGADRGVATVWVAVTAAGLCTVFAVVLALGQAVAARHRAGGAADLAALAAADRALEGEVVACETARRVAVAQGAVLLRCAVHGEIADVTARSGFGPYLPAVRARAGPPGDPGAGSPADPRADPAG; translated from the coding sequence ATGGAGCGGGGCCCGGACGGGGGCGTTGGTCGGCGAACGGATCGGATCGCACCCCGGATCGCACGCCGGATCGCGATCCAGCGTGCGGGTCTTGGCGCGGACCGAGGTGTGGCGACGGTGTGGGTGGCCGTCACCGCTGCCGGTCTCTGCACCGTGTTCGCCGTGGTGCTCGCCCTGGGACAGGCCGTGGCTGCCCGTCACCGGGCAGGTGGGGCAGCGGATCTGGCGGCTCTCGCGGCTGCGGACCGGGCGTTGGAAGGGGAGGTGGTCGCGTGTGAGACGGCCCGGCGGGTAGCGGTGGCGCAGGGAGCCGTGCTCCTCCGGTGCGCAGTGCATGGGGAGATCGCCGATGTGACCGCCCGCTCCGGGTTCGGGCCCTACCTGCCCGCCGTCAGGGCCCGGGCCGGTCCTCCCGGCGATCCTGGTGCCGGATCTCCGGCCGATCCCCGGGCGGATCCCGCCGGCTGA
- a CDS encoding TlpA family protein disulfide reductase → MKTLRNPAVTAALLVAVAGCSTPTPPADESGGPAPLKSHDRADRVAMPEMAGERVDGDGRVSLTELRGKVVVVNAWASWCGPCRVEAPGLSRVHEELRDEGLRVVGVNADVSVGDARAFEKDAELVYPSLHDPQGRQLLRLPAGVVNTTGYPFTIIVDTEGRLASTRIGAIGEAELKRLVTPLLPA, encoded by the coding sequence GTGAAGACTCTACGGAACCCGGCGGTGACGGCCGCCCTGTTGGTCGCGGTGGCGGGATGCTCGACACCGACCCCGCCTGCGGACGAGTCCGGCGGGCCTGCGCCGCTGAAGTCGCACGACCGCGCGGACCGGGTGGCGATGCCGGAGATGGCGGGGGAACGCGTCGATGGTGATGGCCGGGTCAGCCTGACGGAGCTGCGGGGCAAGGTCGTCGTGGTCAACGCGTGGGCGTCGTGGTGCGGTCCGTGCCGTGTGGAGGCCCCTGGGCTCTCCCGGGTGCACGAGGAACTGCGGGACGAGGGGCTGCGGGTGGTGGGGGTCAACGCGGACGTGTCGGTCGGTGACGCACGTGCCTTCGAGAAGGACGCGGAGCTCGTGTACCCGAGCCTGCACGACCCGCAGGGCCGTCAGCTCCTTCGGCTCCCGGCGGGCGTGGTGAACACCACCGGATACCCCTTCACGATCATTGTCGACACGGAGGGGAGGCTCGCCTCGACACGGATCGGAGCGATCGGTGAGGCGGAGCTGAAGCGGTTGGTCACGCCGCTGTTGCCGGCCTGA
- a CDS encoding DEAD/DEAH box helicase family protein — MAFKRSSGTTATPADPEQLYRQLALVNNGPANLWLHQGDVLRSWHANHLNAADVAIELPTGAGKTLVGGLIGDYLRRSNGERVTYLCATRQLAKQTAEKLTQYGISNVLLIGRVRTWNAADRSRYTSANAIAVSVYSHVFNANPALDDAQLLLLDDAHAAEGYVAGPWSLEISRDEQSAYHDVLSALADALDPLVVARLRADAPDAQYRNSVYLASPLGVSSQAGPLEEVLSAAAAASKISDEAGYALRFLQGHLGQCMVYLSHRRLLIRPLIPPTLFHAPFNDPARRVYMSATLGAGGELERVFGRRAIKRIPIPKGWEKQGTGRRLFCFPQLTSDLSAAPAQVGPWVADVIAQQGRAVILTPDTRTAKAFTSTCIPDGYEVLKADQVEDDLKVFTQKSAGALVLNNRYDGIDLPDQDCRLVVLAGLPARGDLQERFLHGSLGAVEVLQERIRARIMQGAGRATRNSRDFAAVLLLDEDLVSYVTRRDVQQAMHPEIHAELDFGYNNSIGATSREMLDNLQVFLEHDQPWRDVDQDIVDAREQYERIDAPGAAELQRSVRNEVAAWDAIWQAEWQRALDLIREVLDALRGGRAPQRYAALWNYLASCIAQRLADQGGAPALRAAAERFYDDARHCGRGTTWLSHLAAPIESVSAPAPPVIDPLDEQAMIGVIANAAHLAKPAVFDTAIHSARAALTDTPRKPYENALVLLGQLAGAVPSEGDGNNDSAPDATWIFGDALWAVWEAKSEARPEGELGAGDVRQAGSHLRFAADKRGEAAPGDSPCLLVTPQERIHPSAHAVAESHLCLVRPHEVVDLFDRLVRAWRTARTRDLSSLSATDLLAVFRTENALPSQWLHLLRAYPLARRQ; from the coding sequence ATGGCGTTCAAGCGCTCGTCCGGTACGACCGCGACTCCTGCTGACCCGGAGCAGCTGTACCGGCAGCTTGCGCTCGTCAACAACGGCCCGGCGAATCTGTGGTTGCACCAGGGAGATGTCCTACGCTCCTGGCACGCCAACCATCTGAACGCTGCAGACGTGGCCATCGAGTTGCCGACCGGCGCCGGTAAAACTTTGGTCGGTGGCCTCATCGGTGATTACTTGCGCCGCTCGAACGGGGAACGTGTCACCTACCTGTGCGCGACGCGGCAGCTCGCGAAGCAGACCGCGGAAAAGCTGACTCAGTACGGCATCTCCAACGTCCTGCTGATCGGCAGGGTCCGCACATGGAATGCGGCAGACCGCAGCCGCTACACCTCAGCCAATGCCATCGCCGTCAGTGTCTACAGTCACGTGTTCAACGCGAACCCGGCCCTCGACGACGCGCAGCTGCTGTTGCTCGATGACGCGCACGCTGCCGAGGGATACGTTGCCGGGCCATGGAGCCTGGAAATCAGCCGTGACGAGCAGAGCGCCTACCACGACGTGCTCTCCGCGTTGGCCGATGCTCTTGATCCTCTGGTCGTCGCGCGGCTTCGCGCGGATGCGCCGGACGCCCAGTACCGCAACAGCGTCTATCTCGCGTCTCCGCTGGGCGTGAGCTCCCAGGCCGGGCCCTTGGAGGAGGTCCTCTCAGCTGCCGCGGCCGCCAGCAAGATCAGCGACGAGGCGGGGTACGCACTGCGGTTCCTGCAAGGCCACCTCGGTCAGTGCATGGTCTATCTGTCCCACCGTCGTCTGCTGATCCGGCCACTGATCCCCCCCACGCTGTTCCACGCCCCCTTCAACGACCCGGCCCGCCGCGTCTACATGAGCGCCACCCTCGGAGCCGGAGGCGAACTCGAGCGTGTCTTTGGGCGGCGAGCGATCAAGCGGATCCCCATCCCCAAGGGCTGGGAAAAGCAGGGGACCGGCCGTCGCCTGTTCTGCTTCCCGCAGCTGACCAGCGATCTGTCTGCCGCACCGGCCCAGGTCGGTCCGTGGGTCGCCGACGTCATCGCCCAGCAGGGCCGTGCTGTCATCCTGACGCCCGACACCCGCACCGCCAAAGCCTTTACCAGCACTTGCATTCCGGACGGCTATGAGGTCCTCAAAGCTGATCAGGTGGAGGACGACCTGAAGGTGTTCACCCAGAAGTCAGCGGGGGCCCTGGTGCTCAACAACCGCTACGACGGCATCGACCTTCCGGACCAGGACTGCCGCCTGGTTGTCCTGGCAGGGCTGCCCGCCCGGGGCGACCTGCAAGAGCGCTTCCTCCACGGATCCCTCGGCGCGGTCGAAGTACTCCAGGAACGCATCCGCGCGCGCATCATGCAGGGCGCCGGCCGCGCCACCCGCAATTCCAGAGACTTCGCCGCCGTCCTCCTCCTCGACGAGGATCTCGTCTCCTACGTGACGCGACGTGATGTTCAGCAAGCCATGCATCCGGAGATCCACGCCGAACTCGACTTCGGATACAACAACAGCATCGGCGCCACCTCAAGAGAGATGCTCGACAACCTGCAGGTCTTCCTCGAGCACGACCAGCCGTGGCGAGACGTCGACCAGGACATCGTCGACGCCCGAGAACAGTATGAGCGGATCGACGCTCCAGGCGCGGCCGAGCTTCAACGCTCGGTGCGCAACGAAGTGGCCGCCTGGGACGCGATCTGGCAGGCCGAGTGGCAGAGAGCACTGGACCTCATCCGCGAGGTGCTCGACGCGCTGCGTGGAGGTCGGGCGCCACAGCGCTACGCGGCCCTGTGGAACTATCTCGCGTCCTGCATCGCACAGCGGCTTGCCGATCAAGGCGGCGCCCCCGCCCTACGTGCCGCAGCGGAAAGGTTCTACGACGACGCCCGTCACTGCGGCCGCGGAACGACCTGGCTGTCGCATTTGGCGGCCCCGATCGAATCCGTCTCCGCCCCGGCCCCGCCGGTCATCGACCCACTCGATGAACAGGCGATGATCGGCGTCATCGCCAACGCTGCCCACCTGGCCAAGCCCGCCGTCTTCGACACTGCGATCCACAGCGCCCGCGCGGCACTGACCGACACGCCTCGAAAGCCCTACGAGAACGCCCTGGTACTGCTCGGCCAGCTCGCCGGCGCCGTCCCGAGCGAAGGCGACGGCAACAACGACTCCGCACCGGACGCCACCTGGATCTTCGGGGACGCTCTCTGGGCCGTCTGGGAAGCCAAGAGCGAAGCCAGGCCGGAGGGCGAACTCGGCGCGGGAGACGTCCGGCAGGCCGGGAGCCACCTGCGGTTCGCCGCGGACAAGCGCGGGGAGGCCGCGCCGGGTGACTCCCCTTGCCTGCTCGTCACACCACAAGAACGGATCCATCCCAGCGCCCATGCTGTCGCCGAAAGCCACCTCTGCCTCGTGCGCCCGCACGAGGTTGTAGACCTCTTCGACCGCTTGGTCCGCGCGTGGCGCACCGCGCGAACCCGTGACCTCAGCTCGCTGTCGGCCACCGATCTCCTTGCCGTCTTCCGGACCGAAAACGCTCTGCCGTCCCAGTGGCTTCACCTGCTGCGCGCCTACCCCCTGGCCCGGCGGCAGTGA
- a CDS encoding type II secretion system F family protein, with the protein MSAAVLGVAVQLAAVTAAGMRERTVRGRGALLLGMAMAARPGRWSRLVAPFRASGGAASSEAARRWAAPAGAWLAGWILVGGVMGCAAGSAAAYGAWRWQRTRPRTRPGGSHPERAVIAGQLPLAADLLAACIAVGAGPREAAEEVGESIGGPVGDRLARTAAEIRLGGEPAEAWGRFGEIPGAGPLARCLYRAGSTGAPAAEPVARLAESMRAERAAAAVARAQRAGVLITAPVGLCFLPAFLAVGVAPVIIGLAGDLLATGRPGR; encoded by the coding sequence ATGTCGGCGGCGGTGCTGGGCGTGGCGGTGCAGCTGGCAGCCGTAACCGCCGCCGGAATGCGCGAGCGAACGGTTCGTGGGCGGGGCGCTCTGCTGCTGGGGATGGCCATGGCGGCACGGCCCGGCAGGTGGAGCCGGCTGGTCGCACCGTTCCGGGCGAGCGGTGGTGCGGCTTCCTCCGAGGCAGCTCGGCGGTGGGCGGCCCCGGCAGGGGCCTGGCTGGCCGGGTGGATTCTGGTCGGCGGTGTGATGGGCTGCGCGGCCGGTTCGGCCGCGGCGTACGGGGCGTGGCGGTGGCAGCGAACCCGGCCCCGCACGCGTCCGGGCGGTTCCCATCCGGAGCGGGCCGTGATCGCCGGGCAACTCCCGCTGGCCGCGGATCTGCTGGCGGCCTGTATCGCGGTCGGGGCAGGTCCTCGGGAAGCGGCGGAGGAGGTGGGCGAATCGATCGGCGGCCCGGTCGGCGATCGGCTGGCCAGGACCGCCGCCGAGATCCGCCTCGGCGGCGAACCGGCCGAGGCATGGGGTCGGTTCGGGGAAATACCGGGCGCCGGCCCGCTGGCCCGCTGTCTGTACCGGGCAGGTTCGACGGGGGCCCCGGCCGCGGAACCGGTCGCCAGACTGGCCGAGTCGATGCGCGCCGAGCGAGCCGCCGCGGCGGTGGCGCGGGCGCAGCGGGCCGGGGTGCTGATCACCGCGCCGGTCGGCCTCTGCTTTCTCCCCGCCTTCCTGGCGGTCGGGGTGGCGCCGGTGATCATCGGCCTGGCCGGTGACCTGCTCGCCACCGGCCGCCCTGGTCGGTGA
- a CDS encoding type II secretion system F family protein, translating to MTGATSAYAVHAMALCAGSAVWLAMVRDTGVRRARVLFVDAPTDSRRTWSRWPGLLKAQGRLTEAARGRREWWCVPVAVLLAVLGASALPLVAGAVAVPLVGRWLRRRAGAREAERASSAVAALCGAVVGELRAGREPGQALLIALREGLAADSSSATATSGIRLGEAESAVLAAARFGGDVPAALRLAAEGPGLGGLSGMAACWRVAVDGGAGLATGLERLETALREDRRRREELRAQLAGAWSTVVVLALLPLAGLGLGAALGAEPLRVLLHTPGGLACLAVGAFLEAAGLYWACRIVRGGEAA from the coding sequence GTGACGGGGGCTACGTCCGCGTACGCGGTCCATGCGATGGCTCTCTGCGCGGGTTCGGCGGTGTGGCTCGCGATGGTGCGTGACACGGGTGTTCGGCGGGCCCGGGTGCTGTTCGTGGACGCTCCCACCGACTCACGTCGGACGTGGAGCCGGTGGCCGGGCCTGCTCAAGGCCCAGGGACGACTGACGGAGGCGGCCCGGGGGCGTCGGGAGTGGTGGTGCGTCCCGGTCGCGGTGCTGCTTGCGGTGCTGGGCGCGTCGGCGCTGCCGCTGGTCGCGGGGGCCGTGGCGGTCCCGTTGGTGGGCAGGTGGCTGCGGAGGCGGGCCGGAGCGCGGGAGGCGGAGCGGGCCTCTTCCGCGGTGGCGGCGTTGTGCGGAGCCGTGGTCGGGGAGCTGCGGGCCGGCCGCGAGCCGGGGCAGGCGTTGCTGATCGCGCTGCGCGAAGGCCTGGCGGCGGACAGTTCTTCGGCGACGGCAACCTCCGGCATCCGGCTGGGGGAGGCGGAGTCCGCGGTGTTGGCGGCGGCGCGGTTCGGCGGCGATGTGCCGGCGGCGCTGCGGCTGGCGGCGGAGGGGCCGGGGCTGGGAGGGCTGTCCGGGATGGCCGCGTGCTGGCGCGTGGCCGTCGACGGCGGTGCCGGGCTGGCGACCGGTCTGGAGCGCCTGGAGACCGCGCTGCGGGAGGACCGGCGCAGACGGGAGGAGCTACGCGCTCAACTGGCCGGAGCGTGGTCGACGGTCGTTGTCCTGGCACTGCTCCCGCTCGCGGGGCTGGGGCTGGGAGCGGCACTCGGTGCCGAGCCCTTGCGCGTACTGCTGCACACTCCGGGCGGCCTGGCCTGCCTGGCGGTGGGAGCGTTCCTGGAGGCGGCCGGGCTGTACTGGGCCTGCCGGATCGTGCGCGGCGGGGAGGCGGCGTGA
- a CDS encoding TadE family type IV pilus minor pilin, whose product MRGRPATSGRGCRDRGAVTAEAAVVIPVLVAFVMALLWALMATCDQIRCVDAARAGARAAARSEPEAAVLEAARETAPHGARVELGRAGDLWRVRVEASTQGPGVLALTLSAEAVALAEDTVGDAGP is encoded by the coding sequence CTGCGCGGCCGCCCGGCGACGAGCGGCCGCGGATGCCGCGACCGGGGCGCGGTGACGGCGGAGGCGGCCGTGGTGATTCCGGTGCTGGTGGCCTTCGTCATGGCTTTGCTGTGGGCGTTGATGGCGACCTGCGACCAGATCCGGTGCGTGGACGCGGCGAGGGCGGGGGCCCGGGCGGCGGCCCGTTCGGAACCGGAGGCGGCCGTGCTGGAAGCCGCGCGTGAAACGGCGCCTCACGGTGCCCGGGTCGAGTTGGGGCGGGCGGGAGACCTGTGGCGCGTCCGGGTGGAGGCCTCGACCCAGGGGCCGGGCGTGCTGGCCCTGACGTTGAGTGCCGAAGCGGTTGCGCTGGCGGAGGACACGGTCGGGGACGCCGGGCCATGA